The Candidatus Omnitrophota bacterium genome has a window encoding:
- a CDS encoding PfkB family carbohydrate kinase — protein MSILVVGSVALDSIETPFGKKEEILGGSATFFSISASFFDKVNIIATVGEDFPKRHLQLLKNRNIGTEGIEISKGKTFRWEGRYEYDMNVAHTLATHLNVFQDFAPKIPDSLKNPRILFLANIDPDLQESVLRQVEKPKLIACDSMNHWITSKKKSLEKFLHKVDVFFLNDAEARQFSGEANLMKAAKIIVSKGPKSVVIKKGEHGVIYYSKRGHFVAPAYLLENVFDPTGAGDTFAGGVIGYLSKAGKINDAAIRKSMVYGSIMASFAVEDFSVNRLLAIKMSDINKRYSDFKKLTRF, from the coding sequence TTGAGTATACTGGTCGTTGGTTCAGTAGCGCTGGACTCCATAGAGACCCCATTCGGAAAGAAGGAAGAGATCTTGGGCGGGTCGGCCACATTCTTTTCCATATCGGCTTCATTCTTCGACAAGGTCAATATAATAGCCACCGTCGGAGAGGATTTTCCTAAAAGGCATCTGCAGCTCTTGAAGAATAGGAATATAGGCACCGAAGGCATAGAGATAAGTAAGGGCAAGACATTCCGCTGGGAAGGCCGGTATGAATATGATATGAATGTCGCGCATACTCTCGCCACGCACCTCAATGTCTTCCAGGACTTCGCTCCGAAGATACCCGACAGCTTAAAAAATCCGCGCATACTGTTCCTCGCCAATATCGACCCGGACTTACAGGAGAGCGTATTGAGGCAGGTCGAAAAGCCCAAATTGATAGCGTGTGATTCGATGAACCATTGGATAACGAGCAAAAAGAAGTCCCTGGAAAAATTTCTGCATAAAGTCGACGTATTCTTTTTAAACGACGCCGAGGCTAGGCAATTCAGCGGGGAGGCCAACCTGATGAAGGCGGCGAAGATAATCGTATCGAAAGGCCCGAAGAGCGTAGTCATAAAGAAGGGCGAGCATGGCGTGATATATTACTCGAAGCGGGGGCATTTTGTGGCTCCAGCATATCTTCTGGAAAACGTATTTGATCCTACCGGCGCGGGCGATACATTCGCGGGCGGTGTAATAGGATACTTAAGCAAGGCCGGCAAGATAAACGACGCTGCAATAAGGAAGAGCATGGTCTATGGTAGTATAATGGCTTCATTTGCCGTAGAAGACTTCAGCGTAAACAGACTTCTTGCCATAAAAATGTCGGATATCAATAAAAGGTATTCGGATTTTAAAAAATTAACCAGGTTTTAA
- a CDS encoding LysM peptidoglycan-binding domain-containing M23 family metallopeptidase, producing the protein MLLTLAGCGTVEKPYIADTKTIGGVYHYVRKGETLWGISKSYGVDMSAILKANDIDDAKDIDRGQRLLIPGSTAAVKRTEERKAYSYGDLFTWPLRGNVISYYGAKHDRTKNKGIDIRAQEGSSVVASRAGKVVFCDEWMKGLGKTVILDHGDSFQTVYAYNSAILVNVGDFVEQNTVIAKVGRGGRAKEPSLHFEIRRGGEPQNPFYYLSK; encoded by the coding sequence TTGCTTCTTACGCTTGCGGGCTGTGGAACGGTAGAAAAGCCTTATATAGCCGATACCAAAACTATAGGCGGTGTCTATCACTACGTGAGAAAGGGCGAAACCCTCTGGGGCATATCCAAGTCTTACGGTGTGGATATGAGCGCCATTTTAAAAGCTAATGATATAGACGACGCTAAGGACATAGACCGCGGCCAGCGTCTTTTGATACCCGGTTCGACGGCGGCCGTTAAGCGCACGGAAGAGCGCAAGGCCTATTCCTACGGTGATCTTTTCACGTGGCCATTAAGAGGTAATGTGATATCATATTATGGGGCCAAGCACGACAGGACCAAGAATAAAGGCATCGATATACGCGCTCAAGAGGGCAGTTCGGTCGTTGCGTCGCGCGCGGGCAAAGTGGTATTCTGCGATGAGTGGATGAAGGGTTTAGGCAAAACCGTAATACTGGATCATGGAGACAGTTTTCAGACGGTATACGCTTATAATTCGGCCATTTTGGTAAATGTGGGGGATTTCGTAGAGCAGAATACCGTCATAGCGAAAGTCGGAAGGGGCGGCCGGGCAAAAGAGCCCAGCCTGCATTTTGAAATAAGGCGCGGCGGAGAGCCGCAGAACCCGTTTTATTATCTATCCAAATAG